Proteins encoded within one genomic window of Granulicella pectinivorans:
- the recR gene encoding recombination mediator RecR, translating to MASRFAEPMSRLIDELRKLPGIGTKSAQRLAFHVLRSSAEDAEALAIAIRELKATLRLCSLCNNITDVDPCIFCTSPLRSQIQICVVEEPTNIATIEKTRSFNGLYHVLHGTLSPIGGVGPEQLRIANLLTRLTAVEEVILATSPTTEGEATAAYIGHELHRIAPTLKVTRIATGIPAGSDIEYADEVTMTRSLEGRREF from the coding sequence ATGGCCTCTCGCTTCGCCGAACCGATGTCACGCCTGATCGACGAGCTGCGCAAGCTCCCGGGGATCGGCACGAAATCCGCGCAACGACTCGCGTTTCACGTCCTTCGCTCGTCGGCGGAAGACGCCGAGGCACTCGCCATCGCGATCCGCGAGTTGAAGGCCACACTCCGGCTCTGCTCGCTCTGCAATAACATCACCGACGTCGATCCCTGCATCTTTTGCACCTCGCCGCTGCGGTCGCAGATCCAGATCTGCGTCGTCGAAGAGCCCACCAACATCGCAACCATCGAGAAGACGCGCAGCTTCAACGGCCTCTACCATGTGCTGCATGGCACGCTGTCGCCCATAGGAGGCGTCGGCCCGGAGCAGCTTCGCATCGCGAACCTCCTGACCCGCCTGACCGCCGTCGAAGAGGTAATCCTCGCCACCAGCCCAACCACCGAGGGAGAGGCCACGGCCGCCTACATCGGTCACGAACTGCATCGCATCGCGCCCACCTTGAAGGTCACGCGCATCGCCACCGGCATCCCCGCCGGCAGCGACATCGAGTATGCCGACGAAGTGACGATGACGCGCTCGCTCGAAGGCCGCCGCGAGTTCTAG
- a CDS encoding glutamate synthase-related protein — translation MDWLTTGNRQDAAVGIGVSQNGRRNLVDARFDQDSCGVGFVASIDAVASHTILKQAAGALARLAHRGAVAADGKSSDGVGLMTAVPAAYLLGACGHAVDGALGVGMLFLPAGETKAEAVIERCLVSQDLKVLCWREVPTKPEVLGEIALSTMPVIKQVLVVNGEGDAATMERRLYLARKQFEKLTEAGEVEGYLCSLSSKTLVYKAMCSGTLLPEFFPDLASEEYVTPFAIFHQRYATNTAPSWHRAQPGRMLAHNGEINTVWGNRSRMVARDATLPVECKPVLTHGGTDSTSLDEAIELLSRNGRTTAEAVRMLLPPAEEGHLGSAFLRYNTDCAEPWDGPAAIAFSDGTLVGAALDRNGLRPCRFAVTLDGLVVAGSEAGLVDLDPERVSHSGRLGPGQMLVVDLARNKFYEDEALLALFDEEMGEMPASTDMPLAGIASVSPDAAALSALQRGFGYTREDVKMILQPMAADGKDAVWSMGDDTPLAFLAKAPRPVYAYFRQRFAQVTNPAIDPLREACVVSLHTRLGPWPHLLDKNAPLPGLWLKSPFLSTGQVAALRSGQYGHVDEMRLAELHCRIEEDQTLATALDVICDRAVELVRDGARLLLLSDRSASPELVPVPMAMATGAVHQALVAAGLRTLTGIAVEAGDCRDIHHAAVLIGYGAGAVCPWLALETGMALTPAGGDRAASEYRMLKALDAGLAKVMSKMGISVVDSYRGAHLFDILGLHQSVVDRCFVDTPAPLSGIGFSDLEAHLRATWQPTVAAVSAELPDYGWVRFRKADLAEPHAWQPPTVKALQSVVGSARNVPQPADPAAAFQIYTQGVVNREPAVLRDLLEIRPAGAELRLEAIESNSSIVKRFVASAMSLGSLSPEAHQTITAAMNMLGGRSNTGEGGEDRDVYKAQPQLVPAGGDGSGRSLASGGVAVMERPIEAPAVHVSLNNKIKQVASGRFGVTAEYLAHAEEIEIKVAQGAKPGEGGQLPGHKVSGLIARLRHAQPGVSLISPPPHHDIYSIEDLAQLIYDLKRVNPKASVGVKLVSSCGVGTVAAGVAKAYADFIVIAGNTGGTGAAALSSIKYAGNPWELGLAEAQQVLMHNGMRGRVRLRTDGGLATAHDVLVAALLGADEYAFGTAVLVVLGCDMARQCHLNTCPTGIATQKPELRAKFRGKPEHVVRFFEELSSDLRHLLARYGLPSLEAAVGRTDLLEQVRFEGNLDLSPMLERVNDGPKSWEGKPNNRPDEKAPIDDAWVEPALRALEQREPYFVRAKVDNGDRSVGTKLAGAYALKTVEDEAAVPEARMELEGIAGQSFGAFAVKGMTLRLDGQANDFVGKGLSGGEIVIRATGLAAKDSGQHVILGNVALYGATSGALYAAGRAGERFAVRNSGVTAVVEGVGDHGCEYMTGGTVAVLGRAGMNFGAGMTGGVAWVFDGDGSFVNDKRYHVDFMEPTAFDDCSPEIQAELRGLLEVHTEKASSALAAALLGNWPERVQGFVRLTPKPQV, via the coding sequence ATGGACTGGTTAACAACAGGTAACCGGCAGGATGCTGCCGTCGGCATTGGCGTCTCTCAAAATGGGAGGCGCAATCTGGTCGATGCACGTTTCGATCAGGATTCTTGTGGCGTTGGATTTGTGGCTTCGATCGACGCAGTCGCTTCACACACCATCTTGAAACAGGCTGCGGGTGCGCTTGCGCGTCTGGCGCACCGCGGTGCGGTTGCGGCCGATGGCAAGAGCTCGGACGGCGTGGGTCTGATGACCGCTGTGCCGGCTGCGTATCTGCTTGGTGCATGCGGCCACGCGGTCGATGGCGCGCTGGGTGTGGGGATGCTGTTCCTGCCTGCGGGTGAGACCAAGGCGGAAGCCGTGATCGAGCGATGTCTCGTCTCGCAGGACCTGAAGGTTCTGTGTTGGCGCGAGGTTCCGACGAAGCCTGAGGTGCTTGGCGAAATCGCTCTCTCCACCATGCCGGTGATCAAGCAGGTTCTTGTCGTGAATGGCGAAGGCGATGCCGCCACCATGGAACGCCGCCTTTACCTGGCGCGGAAGCAGTTCGAAAAGCTGACCGAAGCCGGTGAAGTTGAGGGCTACCTCTGCTCTCTTTCTTCGAAGACTCTTGTGTATAAGGCGATGTGCTCCGGCACGCTGCTGCCTGAGTTCTTCCCCGACCTGGCGTCGGAGGAGTATGTGACTCCTTTTGCGATCTTCCATCAGCGTTATGCGACGAACACGGCTCCGAGCTGGCACCGGGCGCAGCCGGGACGGATGCTGGCGCACAATGGCGAGATCAACACCGTGTGGGGCAATCGCTCGCGCATGGTGGCCCGCGACGCGACGCTGCCGGTCGAGTGCAAGCCGGTGCTGACGCACGGCGGCACGGATTCGACGAGCCTGGACGAGGCGATCGAGCTGCTCTCGCGCAACGGACGTACGACGGCCGAGGCTGTGCGTATGCTGCTTCCGCCTGCCGAAGAAGGGCACCTGGGATCGGCCTTCCTGCGCTACAACACCGACTGCGCGGAGCCTTGGGATGGCCCGGCCGCCATTGCGTTCTCAGATGGCACGCTGGTGGGCGCTGCGCTCGACCGCAATGGACTTCGGCCCTGCCGCTTTGCCGTTACGCTGGACGGGCTGGTCGTTGCCGGGTCCGAGGCTGGACTGGTCGACCTCGATCCCGAGCGCGTTTCGCACAGCGGACGCCTTGGCCCCGGCCAGATGCTGGTCGTCGATCTTGCGCGGAACAAGTTTTATGAGGACGAGGCGCTGCTCGCGCTCTTCGACGAAGAGATGGGCGAGATGCCAGCCTCGACCGATATGCCTTTGGCGGGCATCGCGTCGGTGAGCCCGGATGCGGCTGCTCTTTCGGCTCTGCAGCGTGGCTTTGGCTACACGCGCGAAGACGTGAAGATGATTTTGCAGCCGATGGCAGCCGACGGCAAGGATGCTGTCTGGTCGATGGGCGACGACACCCCGCTGGCCTTCCTGGCGAAGGCTCCGCGGCCGGTCTACGCGTACTTCCGCCAGCGCTTTGCGCAGGTGACGAATCCCGCGATCGATCCGCTCCGGGAGGCGTGCGTGGTCTCGCTGCATACGCGCCTTGGACCGTGGCCTCACCTGCTGGACAAGAACGCTCCTTTGCCTGGCCTCTGGCTCAAGTCGCCGTTCCTCTCGACCGGACAGGTCGCGGCTCTGCGCAGCGGTCAGTACGGTCACGTCGACGAGATGCGCCTGGCTGAGCTGCACTGTCGCATCGAAGAGGATCAGACCCTCGCGACGGCGCTCGATGTCATCTGCGACCGCGCGGTGGAGCTGGTCCGCGACGGTGCCCGTCTTCTTCTGTTGTCGGACCGTTCCGCCAGCCCTGAGCTCGTCCCTGTGCCCATGGCGATGGCGACCGGCGCGGTGCATCAGGCTCTTGTGGCTGCAGGACTGCGTACGCTGACCGGGATCGCTGTGGAAGCGGGCGATTGCCGCGACATCCACCATGCCGCCGTGCTGATTGGGTATGGCGCGGGCGCGGTGTGCCCGTGGCTCGCGCTCGAGACCGGTATGGCTCTGACGCCCGCCGGGGGAGACCGCGCCGCCAGCGAGTACCGGATGCTGAAGGCGCTGGATGCGGGGCTCGCCAAGGTGATGTCGAAGATGGGCATCTCGGTGGTGGACAGCTACCGTGGGGCGCACCTGTTCGACATTCTCGGACTGCACCAGAGCGTTGTGGATCGTTGCTTTGTCGATACGCCGGCACCGCTGAGCGGTATCGGGTTCTCGGACCTGGAAGCGCATCTCCGCGCGACCTGGCAGCCGACTGTGGCCGCTGTTTCGGCGGAGCTGCCGGACTATGGCTGGGTGCGTTTCCGCAAGGCCGACCTGGCCGAGCCGCACGCCTGGCAGCCACCGACCGTGAAGGCGCTGCAGTCCGTGGTGGGCAGCGCACGGAATGTGCCGCAGCCTGCGGACCCGGCCGCGGCGTTCCAGATCTACACGCAGGGTGTGGTGAACCGTGAGCCTGCCGTGCTGCGCGATCTGCTGGAGATTCGTCCGGCGGGTGCGGAGTTGCGGCTTGAGGCGATCGAGTCGAACTCGAGCATCGTGAAGCGCTTTGTGGCTTCGGCCATGTCGCTTGGCTCGCTGAGCCCTGAGGCCCACCAGACCATCACCGCTGCGATGAACATGCTCGGCGGCCGGTCCAACACGGGCGAGGGCGGGGAAGACAGGGATGTCTACAAGGCCCAGCCGCAGCTTGTGCCGGCAGGTGGCGATGGCTCGGGCCGTTCGCTCGCTTCGGGGGGCGTGGCTGTCATGGAGCGCCCCATCGAGGCTCCGGCGGTCCATGTTTCGCTGAATAACAAGATCAAGCAGGTGGCTTCGGGCCGGTTCGGCGTCACCGCCGAGTATCTGGCGCACGCCGAGGAGATCGAGATCAAGGTCGCCCAGGGGGCGAAGCCCGGTGAGGGCGGACAGCTTCCGGGACACAAGGTCAGCGGCCTGATTGCTCGTCTGCGTCATGCGCAGCCGGGCGTCTCGTTGATTTCGCCTCCGCCGCATCACGATATCTACTCGATCGAAGATCTGGCGCAGTTGATCTATGACCTGAAGCGCGTGAACCCGAAGGCATCAGTTGGCGTGAAGCTGGTTTCGAGCTGCGGCGTCGGTACCGTGGCCGCGGGCGTGGCCAAGGCGTATGCGGACTTTATCGTCATCGCCGGCAACACCGGAGGGACGGGTGCGGCGGCGCTTTCGAGCATCAAGTACGCGGGCAATCCGTGGGAGCTTGGCCTCGCCGAAGCGCAGCAGGTGCTGATGCATAACGGCATGCGCGGACGCGTTCGTCTGCGTACCGATGGTGGGCTCGCCACGGCTCATGACGTTCTTGTGGCTGCGCTGCTTGGGGCGGATGAGTACGCTTTCGGGACGGCGGTTCTCGTGGTGCTGGGCTGCGATATGGCTCGCCAGTGTCACCTGAACACGTGCCCGACGGGCATTGCGACCCAGAAGCCTGAGCTGCGGGCCAAGTTCCGCGGTAAGCCGGAGCATGTAGTTCGCTTCTTCGAGGAGCTCTCCTCGGATCTGCGTCATCTTCTGGCTCGCTATGGACTGCCTTCGCTGGAGGCGGCTGTCGGCCGCACGGATCTGCTGGAGCAGGTCCGGTTCGAGGGCAACCTCGACCTGAGCCCCATGCTGGAGCGGGTGAACGACGGGCCGAAGAGCTGGGAGGGCAAGCCGAACAACCGTCCCGACGAGAAGGCGCCTATCGACGATGCCTGGGTTGAGCCGGCGCTTCGGGCGCTGGAACAACGCGAACCGTATTTTGTCCGTGCGAAGGTCGACAATGGCGACCGCTCGGTGGGCACAAAGCTCGCCGGAGCGTATGCGCTGAAGACGGTCGAAGACGAAGCTGCCGTACCGGAGGCTCGAATGGAGCTCGAAGGCATCGCGGGCCAGTCCTTCGGCGCCTTCGCGGTGAAGGGTATGACGCTGCGTCTCGACGGCCAGGCCAACGATTTCGTCGGCAAGGGTCTGTCAGGTGGCGAGATTGTGATCCGCGCGACCGGCCTTGCGGCCAAGGATAGCGGACAGCATGTGATCCTCGGCAATGTGGCGCTGTATGGCGCGACCTCCGGGGCGCTCTACGCGGCTGGACGCGCTGGCGAGCGGTTTGCCGTGCGCAACTCCGGCGTGACCGCCGTGGTGGAAGGCGTTGGCGATCACGGATGCGAGTACATGACGGGTGGAACGGTCGCCGTTCTGGGACGCGCCGGCATGAACTTCGGAGCGGGCATGACCGGGGGCGTGGCGTGGGTGTTCGATGGCGACGGATCGTTCGTCAACGACAAGCGCTACCATGTCGACTTCATGGAGCCTACGGCCTTCGACGACTGCAGTCCCGAGATCCAGGCGGAGCTGCGCGGTCTGCTCGAAGTCCACACGGAGAAGGCCTCCAGCGCACTTGCTGCCGCGCTTCTGGGGAACTGGCCGGAACGGGTCCAGGGCTTCGTCCGCCTTACGCCCAAGCCGCAGGTCTAG
- a CDS encoding LysR family transcriptional regulator, which yields MLDLRQIRSFAAVAHERSVTRAASTLNYAQSSVTAQLHALESELGVPLFDRVGRGLSLTAAGTDFLPYAERLINLAEEARLSVHRGGTPAGRLTLTASESVLTYRMPDLLRNFQCQFPAVEIVLQASPICASAIVSDPTIDLAITIDEPVQNSQYVVHSLHEERMVFAVWAGHPLARTKRVTADAIAAEQLLLTERRCSYRALFERTLARTGARLTRSLEFTSVEAIKQCALARMGIAVLPEIVVAEELRSGSLVALCWPPRRLYVYTQIVRNKEKWFSPTMQAFWTTAVDVLSGKAQTGRPRQ from the coding sequence ATGCTCGACCTCCGCCAGATCCGCTCCTTCGCCGCCGTCGCCCACGAGCGCTCCGTCACCCGCGCCGCCAGCACCCTCAACTACGCGCAGTCGAGCGTCACGGCGCAGCTTCACGCACTCGAGTCCGAGCTCGGTGTCCCCCTCTTCGACCGCGTAGGACGCGGCCTATCGCTCACCGCCGCCGGGACCGACTTCCTTCCCTATGCCGAGCGCCTCATCAACCTCGCCGAAGAGGCGCGCCTCTCCGTCCACCGTGGCGGCACCCCCGCCGGACGCCTCACCCTCACGGCGTCCGAGTCCGTCCTCACCTACCGGATGCCCGATCTCCTCCGCAACTTCCAGTGCCAGTTCCCCGCCGTCGAGATCGTCCTGCAAGCCTCGCCCATCTGCGCCAGCGCCATCGTCTCCGACCCCACGATCGACCTCGCCATTACCATCGACGAGCCCGTCCAGAACTCGCAGTACGTCGTCCATTCGCTGCACGAAGAACGCATGGTCTTTGCCGTCTGGGCAGGCCATCCGCTGGCCCGGACGAAGCGCGTGACCGCCGACGCAATCGCCGCCGAACAACTCCTCCTCACCGAGCGACGATGCAGCTATCGCGCCCTCTTTGAGCGCACCCTCGCCCGCACCGGAGCACGCCTTACCCGATCCCTCGAATTCACCAGCGTCGAAGCCATCAAGCAGTGCGCCCTCGCCCGTATGGGCATCGCAGTATTGCCCGAGATCGTCGTCGCCGAGGAGCTCCGCAGCGGAAGCCTGGTCGCCCTCTGCTGGCCCCCGCGCCGCCTGTACGTCTACACCCAGATCGTCCGCAACAAGGAGAAGTGGTTCTCTCCCACCATGCAGGCCTTCTGGACCACCGCCGTCGACGTGCTGAGCGGCAAGGCCCAGACCGGTCGACCGCGCCAATAG
- a CDS encoding AMP-dependent synthetase/ligase: protein MFSLKTMNDVFAMVATRGDKTVMMWQDAQAQWHPISSKQLYGRVRALAAVFASWGVTKGDRVAILSENRLEWIITDFATLSLGAADVPLYATTTADHVGYMLRDAGAKVLVVSSGEQYAKLAGAGDLPDLEHVIVMDDGDFANAEKFSALMEAAPSLEAPDAAFDTRAQEVAQPDDLATLIYTSGTTGEPKGVMLSHGNLASNINVSTDPLNFTDQDSCISFLPLSHVTARHTDYALMCHGATLAYLPKFDLLVAAMKAVRPTVVIAVPRVYEKIRQGVEGKSAHSPIKRAILKTAVSVGQSHREQTLRGEGPSGLVWSLMDKLVYSKIREAFGGRVRVFVSGGAPLGMDSAGWFADVGIRIFEGYGLTETSPVIAVNYPSAHKIGTVGKPLVNVECRFAPDGELEVKGPSVFHGYWHKPDATKEAFTEDGWFKTGDIGAIDHEGFLSITDRKKELLKTSGGKLIAPQPIENKLKGNTLVGNAALVGDKHKFACVLLSPNFAALEGWAKQQGIATSNRAELVKNPKVIATYQGIVDGVNGSLAQYESIKRMTVVGDEWSVEDGELTPSMKLKRRIIEKKYEKEIGEFYADEASSHK from the coding sequence ATGTTTAGTTTGAAGACGATGAATGACGTGTTCGCCATGGTGGCAACGCGTGGCGATAAGACCGTCATGATGTGGCAGGATGCGCAGGCCCAGTGGCACCCTATCAGTTCGAAGCAGCTCTATGGCCGTGTGCGGGCGCTGGCGGCGGTGTTTGCGTCGTGGGGCGTAACGAAGGGCGATCGCGTCGCCATCCTGTCCGAGAACCGCCTGGAGTGGATTATCACGGACTTCGCTACGCTCTCGCTGGGCGCGGCCGATGTGCCCTTGTATGCGACGACCACTGCGGATCACGTTGGGTACATGCTGCGCGACGCGGGTGCGAAGGTGCTGGTGGTCTCTTCCGGGGAGCAGTACGCCAAACTTGCGGGTGCGGGCGATCTGCCGGATCTCGAACATGTGATCGTGATGGACGACGGTGACTTCGCCAATGCGGAGAAGTTCTCCGCGCTGATGGAGGCCGCGCCCTCGCTCGAAGCCCCCGATGCGGCCTTCGACACGCGTGCGCAGGAGGTCGCTCAGCCTGACGATCTCGCAACGTTGATCTACACGTCCGGCACCACGGGCGAGCCCAAGGGTGTGATGCTCAGCCACGGCAACCTGGCGAGCAACATCAATGTTTCGACCGATCCACTCAACTTTACGGATCAGGATAGCTGCATTTCGTTTCTGCCGCTGTCCCACGTTACTGCGCGCCATACGGACTACGCGCTGATGTGCCATGGTGCGACGCTGGCCTACCTGCCGAAGTTCGATCTTCTGGTGGCGGCGATGAAGGCTGTGCGTCCTACGGTGGTGATTGCCGTGCCTCGCGTGTACGAGAAGATCCGGCAGGGTGTGGAGGGCAAGTCCGCGCACTCGCCGATCAAGCGCGCCATCCTGAAGACGGCGGTTAGCGTGGGGCAGTCCCATCGCGAACAGACGCTGCGCGGCGAAGGGCCATCGGGGCTTGTCTGGAGCCTGATGGACAAGCTGGTGTATTCCAAGATTCGCGAGGCCTTCGGAGGGCGCGTGCGTGTATTTGTTTCGGGCGGCGCTCCGCTCGGTATGGACTCGGCCGGCTGGTTTGCCGATGTCGGCATCCGCATCTTCGAAGGCTATGGGCTGACGGAGACTTCGCCGGTCATTGCGGTGAACTACCCGAGTGCGCACAAGATCGGTACGGTCGGCAAGCCTCTCGTGAACGTGGAGTGCCGCTTCGCCCCGGATGGCGAGCTGGAGGTGAAGGGACCGTCCGTCTTCCACGGCTACTGGCATAAGCCGGATGCGACCAAGGAGGCCTTTACCGAGGATGGCTGGTTCAAGACCGGCGACATCGGCGCGATCGATCATGAGGGCTTCCTTTCCATTACGGACCGCAAGAAGGAACTGCTAAAGACCAGCGGAGGCAAGCTGATTGCGCCGCAGCCGATCGAGAACAAGTTGAAGGGCAATACGCTGGTCGGCAATGCCGCGCTGGTGGGCGACAAGCACAAGTTCGCGTGCGTGCTGCTCTCGCCGAACTTCGCCGCGCTGGAAGGCTGGGCGAAGCAGCAGGGGATCGCTACCAGCAATCGCGCGGAGCTTGTGAAGAATCCCAAGGTGATCGCGACCTACCAGGGCATCGTCGATGGCGTGAACGGCTCGCTGGCCCAGTACGAGAGCATCAAGCGGATGACGGTTGTCGGGGATGAGTGGTCGGTGGAAGACGGCGAACTGACGCCGAGCATGAAGCTGAAGCGCCGCATCATCGAGAAGAAGTACGAGAAGGAGATTGGTGAGTTCTACGCGGACGAGGCCAGCTCCCACAAATAG
- the dnaX gene encoding DNA polymerase III subunit gamma/tau, which translates to MAYQVLARKYRPRRFADVAGQDHVTVTLMNALTQQRIAHGYIFSGHRGIGKTTIARILAAALNCRNPIGSELRPLAEPCEVCESCTEIRAGNAVDVIEIDAATNRGIDEIRELRDAARYRPSRDRYKIYILDEAHQITDAAFNALLKTLEEPPDHVIFMMATTQPEDIPQTVRSRCQHFSFHAVKLVDILGEIRAIAAHENVDTDEAALALLAEAGDGSMRDALSIMDQAIASAPVEDGRPRLVAQQIRELMGTVPNAVFERILQAVNDNNSAEVMTTANQLLDAGNSPAQLARQAVRYLRNSLIAKISGLTPESAEGGAAAELLQISPDEQRRAARTAALFTEEELTRFLQTMLRTFDELGYRQEQRFHFELGLLKLVHLRRLLPVEEVLSQLAGGGGGSAPRAQSAVRPVAAAPAPRPTAPAAPADTRPAFSPFADTPNRERFQGISVGHQPEPVPVAKTAPPVAAPLPVAPPVPVAPPVAVAAPVSPPPALGVPPVVAASPLATPPGAAQPVAAPVEVVSPFSAPSTPPPPVPAPAPIPVAPPAAVASPFSAPAPATPVAAPPAPAPSAPGEPASHLQDAVVDALSNAKQGSASDAIGDANFILDGDTLKIQTMLSKIMLGVVVNADAEKILRLAVRQAGGPVNITLLPADPAMKAAEKKAKAPRSGSAQAKAMEHPIVQRAQSLFQAEIRNVIDLRED; encoded by the coding sequence ATGGCCTATCAGGTTCTAGCCCGCAAGTATCGCCCCCGCCGCTTCGCCGACGTCGCCGGCCAGGACCACGTCACCGTGACCCTGATGAACGCGCTGACGCAGCAGAGGATCGCGCACGGGTACATCTTCAGCGGCCACCGTGGCATCGGCAAAACCACCATCGCACGCATACTTGCCGCCGCCCTGAACTGCCGCAACCCCATCGGCAGCGAACTGCGGCCGCTCGCGGAGCCCTGTGAGGTCTGCGAGTCCTGCACTGAAATCCGTGCCGGAAACGCCGTCGACGTCATCGAGATCGACGCCGCCACCAATCGCGGCATCGATGAGATTCGCGAACTCCGCGACGCCGCCCGCTATCGTCCCTCCCGCGACCGCTACAAGATCTACATCCTCGACGAGGCCCACCAGATTACGGACGCGGCCTTCAACGCCCTGCTGAAGACGCTCGAGGAGCCACCCGACCACGTCATCTTCATGATGGCGACGACCCAGCCCGAAGACATTCCGCAGACCGTCCGATCCCGCTGCCAGCACTTCAGCTTTCATGCGGTGAAGCTGGTCGATATTCTCGGCGAAATCCGGGCCATCGCCGCCCACGAAAACGTCGACACCGACGAAGCCGCCCTGGCGCTGCTGGCTGAGGCCGGCGACGGTTCGATGCGCGACGCGCTCTCCATCATGGACCAGGCCATCGCCTCCGCTCCTGTGGAGGATGGCCGTCCACGTCTCGTCGCGCAGCAGATTCGCGAACTGATGGGAACGGTACCCAACGCGGTCTTCGAGCGCATCCTTCAGGCGGTGAACGACAACAACTCCGCCGAGGTCATGACCACCGCGAACCAGTTGCTGGACGCTGGAAACTCCCCGGCCCAGTTGGCCCGGCAGGCGGTTCGGTATCTGCGGAACTCCCTCATTGCAAAGATCTCCGGGCTCACGCCCGAATCGGCCGAGGGTGGCGCAGCGGCGGAGCTTCTCCAGATCTCACCCGACGAGCAGAGGCGTGCCGCACGGACGGCTGCGCTCTTCACCGAGGAAGAGCTGACCCGCTTCCTGCAGACAATGCTCCGTACCTTCGATGAGCTTGGCTACCGGCAGGAGCAGCGTTTTCACTTTGAGCTCGGCCTGCTGAAGCTGGTGCATCTGCGGCGTCTGCTGCCGGTGGAAGAGGTTCTTAGCCAGCTTGCGGGCGGTGGTGGTGGCTCCGCGCCACGGGCTCAGTCCGCGGTGCGCCCTGTGGCCGCTGCTCCCGCTCCCCGCCCCACAGCTCCAGCAGCCCCGGCGGACACCAGGCCCGCGTTTTCGCCCTTCGCCGACACGCCAAATCGCGAGCGCTTCCAGGGGATCTCGGTTGGCCACCAGCCCGAGCCAGTGCCGGTCGCAAAGACGGCACCACCTGTGGCTGCTCCCCTTCCCGTCGCACCCCCTGTCCCTGTTGCACCGCCTGTCGCGGTCGCGGCCCCCGTCTCTCCTCCGCCGGCACTTGGAGTGCCTCCGGTGGTGGCTGCGTCTCCCCTCGCTACGCCGCCTGGAGCCGCTCAGCCGGTCGCGGCACCGGTCGAGGTCGTGTCTCCGTTCTCGGCGCCGTCCACACCTCCCCCACCGGTGCCCGCCCCAGCGCCCATTCCGGTCGCGCCCCCCGCGGCGGTGGCATCTCCTTTCTCCGCTCCGGCACCCGCCACCCCTGTCGCGGCGCCACCGGCTCCAGCCCCTTCCGCACCGGGCGAACCCGCCTCGCACCTCCAGGATGCGGTCGTCGATGCACTGTCGAACGCGAAGCAGGGTTCGGCGTCCGATGCCATCGGCGATGCGAACTTTATACTCGACGGCGACACCCTCAAGATCCAGACGATGCTCTCGAAGATCATGCTGGGCGTAGTCGTCAACGCCGATGCCGAAAAGATCCTGCGCCTCGCGGTCCGCCAGGCCGGCGGCCCCGTCAACATCACGCTCCTGCCCGCCGACCCCGCGATGAAGGCTGCAGAAAAAAAAGCCAAGGCCCCCCGTTCCGGATCGGCACAGGCCAAAGCCATGGAGCATCCTATCGTGCAGCGTGCGCAGAGCCTGTTCCAGGCCGAGATACGCAACGTGATCGACCTGAGAGAGGACTAA
- a CDS encoding TetR/AcrR family transcriptional regulator, with amino-acid sequence MREARRSLKRKTTNAEGGLKAEGRQVPAAEKYQRILDAAVEVIAENGYFNSPVSAIAAKAGVADGTVYLYFKSKDEVLRTAIDTTFARFYGRVEEEFKTITGPKEQLEFIAQVHLESHENRSVAILMQTEMRQSAKFISEFSHHHLVKYISVVREVVRRGQKMGIFRSDVSDGVVAHCLFGAIDELLSSAVFTGRAYDAKATAAQVIDVLLNGIRSGEKHV; translated from the coding sequence ATGCGGGAAGCGAGGCGGAGTCTGAAGCGGAAGACAACGAATGCGGAGGGTGGGTTGAAGGCGGAAGGCAGACAGGTGCCGGCAGCGGAGAAGTATCAGCGGATTCTGGACGCGGCGGTCGAGGTGATCGCCGAGAATGGCTACTTCAACTCCCCGGTGAGCGCGATTGCCGCGAAGGCCGGTGTCGCGGATGGAACCGTTTATCTCTACTTCAAGAGCAAGGACGAGGTTCTGCGCACGGCGATCGACACGACGTTTGCGCGCTTCTACGGGCGGGTGGAAGAGGAGTTCAAGACGATTACCGGGCCGAAGGAACAGCTCGAGTTTATTGCGCAGGTTCATCTCGAAAGCCACGAAAACCGCAGTGTCGCCATCTTAATGCAGACGGAGATGCGCCAGTCCGCGAAGTTCATCTCCGAGTTCTCGCATCATCATCTCGTCAAGTACATTAGCGTGGTGCGCGAGGTGGTTCGGCGCGGGCAGAAGATGGGCATCTTCCGGTCGGATGTGTCGGACGGGGTCGTCGCGCATTGCCTGTTTGGGGCGATCGACGAGTTGCTCAGCTCGGCAGTCTTCACGGGACGCGCGTACGACGCCAAGGCAACCGCGGCCCAGGTCATCGACGTATTACTGAACGGGATTCGCTCCGGAGAAAAGCATGTTTAG
- a CDS encoding YbaB/EbfC family nucleoid-associated protein produces the protein MNFSDLGKMKQMLSQAQAMQGEMEQKLSETVVEASAGGGVVTVRMNGRKELLRLKISPTAMGSTPDDLELLEDLITAAVNQAGQKADEAMKASTANMLGGFDLPGLG, from the coding sequence ATGAACTTTTCGGACCTTGGCAAGATGAAGCAGATGCTCTCGCAGGCGCAGGCCATGCAGGGCGAGATGGAACAGAAGCTCTCGGAGACCGTCGTCGAGGCCTCCGCCGGAGGTGGCGTCGTCACCGTCCGGATGAATGGCCGCAAGGAGCTCCTCCGGCTGAAGATCTCCCCCACGGCGATGGGCAGCACACCCGACGACCTGGAGCTTCTCGAAGACCTCATCACCGCCGCGGTGAACCAGGCCGGCCAGAAGGCCGACGAGGCCATGAAGGCCTCCACCGCCAACATGCTCGGAGGCTTCGACCTCCCCGGACTCGGATAA